In Longimicrobiaceae bacterium, a genomic segment contains:
- a CDS encoding twin-arginine translocase TatA/TatE family subunit, whose protein sequence is MPFGLGFGELVLIFAVMLLFFGAKRLPEVAGGMGKGIREFKRSISGLDEDSIQAGQTPPAVPPQAAATPLPTESEPKRLG, encoded by the coding sequence ATGCCTTTCGGTCTCGGCTTCGGCGAGCTGGTTCTGATCTTCGCGGTGATGCTGCTGTTCTTCGGGGCCAAGCGGCTGCCGGAGGTGGCGGGCGGCATGGGCAAGGGCATCCGCGAGTTCAAGCGCTCGATCAGCGGGTTGGACGAGGACTCGATCCAGGCCGGTCAGACGCCGCCGGCCGTTCCGCCGCAGGCGGCTGCGACGCCCCTGCCGACCGAGAGCGAGCCCAAGCGCCTGGGCTGA
- a CDS encoding aminoacetone oxidase family FAD-binding enzyme yields the protein MAQQRTDELPIVVIGAGAAGTMAAIFAASTGRRTLLLERTRDGGRKILISGGGRCNVLPSEVDPAQYFTASSRNTLKKMMLSWPLADQRRFFEEDVGLRLVLEEDSGKLFPSTNKARSVRDGLLDLAERRGAELGFDAAVAGLRPSTETEPWRVALESGGQIDAAAVVIATGGLSVPATGSDGTGMRIVRQLGHTLHDTYPALTPLTADPPVHAGLAGISLEVQMEAPLAKGSLTTRGGFLFTHRGYSGPSVLNVSHAAVQSTPDRQPVFVRWTEMDAAAWERLLVGKASGTVLALLRRHLPARLADQLLVEARVDEERTLPQLRRDERARLVEALTRYRLPWTGDEGYKKAEVTGGGVPLVEVDPRTMESRVCPGLFLCGEILDAFGPIGGYNFFWAWATGRAAGLGAAGR from the coding sequence GTGGCCCAGCAGCGGACGGACGAGCTTCCCATCGTGGTGATCGGGGCGGGGGCGGCGGGGACGATGGCGGCGATCTTCGCGGCGTCTACCGGACGGCGGACGCTGCTGCTGGAGCGGACGCGCGACGGCGGACGGAAGATCCTGATCAGCGGCGGCGGGCGGTGCAACGTGCTGCCCTCGGAGGTGGACCCGGCGCAGTACTTCACGGCCTCGTCACGCAACACGCTGAAGAAGATGATGCTGTCGTGGCCGCTCGCGGACCAGCGCCGGTTCTTCGAGGAGGACGTCGGCCTCCGCTTGGTGCTGGAGGAGGACTCGGGCAAGCTGTTCCCGTCCACCAACAAGGCGCGCTCGGTGCGCGACGGGCTGCTGGACCTGGCGGAGAGGCGCGGGGCGGAACTGGGATTCGATGCGGCGGTGGCGGGGCTTCGCCCATCTACCGAAACGGAGCCGTGGCGGGTGGCGCTGGAGAGCGGCGGGCAGATCGATGCGGCGGCGGTGGTGATCGCGACGGGCGGACTGTCGGTGCCGGCGACGGGGAGCGACGGCACGGGGATGCGGATCGTGAGGCAGCTGGGGCACACGCTGCACGACACGTATCCCGCGCTTACGCCGCTGACGGCGGATCCGCCGGTGCACGCGGGGCTGGCCGGCATCTCTCTGGAGGTACAGATGGAGGCGCCGCTGGCGAAGGGTAGCCTGACGACGCGCGGCGGCTTCCTCTTCACGCACCGAGGCTACAGCGGCCCGTCCGTCCTCAACGTATCACACGCGGCGGTGCAGTCCACGCCGGACCGGCAGCCGGTGTTCGTGCGGTGGACGGAGATGGACGCGGCGGCGTGGGAGCGGCTGCTGGTGGGCAAGGCGAGCGGGACGGTGCTGGCGCTGCTCCGGCGGCATCTTCCGGCGCGCTTGGCGGACCAGCTTCTCGTGGAAGCGCGGGTGGACGAGGAGCGCACGCTTCCGCAGCTGCGGCGCGACGAGCGAGCGCGGCTGGTGGAGGCGCTCACGCGCTACCGCCTGCCGTGGACGGGCGACGAGGGCTACAAGAAGGCCGAGGTCACGGGCGGCGGTGTGCCGCTGGTGGAGGTGGACCCGCGCACGATGGAGAGCCGCGTGTGCCCCGGCCTGTTCCTGTGCGGCGAGATCCTGGACGCGTTCGGGCCCATCGGCGGGTACAACTTCTTCTGGGCTTGGGCGACAGGGCGCGCGGCGGGGCTGGGAGCGGCGGGACGGTGA
- a CDS encoding thioesterase family protein, with product MADGAEAELLKGFPVVVEMPVAWGDMDFFRHVNNTVFFRYFESARIEYLGRIGFQAALEETGVGPILASTSCRFRRPLTYPDTVSVGARATEVSEDRFTMEYRLVSRKLGEVAADGGGVLVSYDYGAGRKAPLPDAVRAAIERLEASAR from the coding sequence ATGGCGGACGGGGCCGAGGCGGAGCTGCTGAAGGGGTTTCCGGTGGTGGTGGAGATGCCGGTGGCGTGGGGGGACATGGACTTCTTCCGCCACGTGAACAACACGGTGTTCTTCCGCTACTTCGAGAGCGCGCGGATCGAGTACCTGGGCCGCATCGGGTTCCAGGCGGCGCTGGAGGAGACGGGCGTGGGGCCGATCCTCGCGTCCACGAGCTGCCGTTTCCGGCGGCCGCTCACGTACCCGGACACGGTGTCGGTGGGCGCCCGAGCGACGGAGGTGTCGGAGGACCGCTTCACGATGGAGTACCGCCTGGTGAGCCGGAAGCTGGGCGAGGTGGCCGCGGACGGCGGGGGCGTGCTGGTGTCGTACGACTACGGCGCGGGCCGGAAGGCGCCGCTGCCGGATGCCGTGCGCGCCGCCATCGAGCGGCTAGAGGCTTCGGCGCGCTGA
- a CDS encoding M14 metallopeptidase family protein, which yields MPSTSRPAVRLLAAAALALAPATAAAQAHLTSPREQFGHEIGADYQLPDYRQMAAWWRKLDAESDRMQLVDIGPTAEGRRQLMAIVSSPANLRNLARYRGIAARLAHAEGLTEAQAHALARGGKAVVWIDGGLHANEVLGAQQLMETAWQLVSREDAETRRIRDDVVVLLVHANPDGMDLVSDWYMREPDPLKRSTGDLPRLYQKYIGHDDNRDFYASTQPETKNMNRVLFHQWFPQIVYNHHQTGPAGTVMFAPPFRDPFNYFFDPLIVTKLDLVGAAMHSRFVAENKPGVTMRSGAPYSTWWNGGLRTITYFHNMVGLLTETIGNPTPMQIPFVVRQQLPRADLPLPIAPQRWHFRQSIDYEVTANYAVLDLASRYRETFLYDIYRMGRESMDRGSRDSWTIHPKVVEMARGAVDADRAARTAAGGQAQGGDPEMRGAPDSAASARYWAVMHSPALRDPRGYVIPADQPDFPTATKFVNALLETGITVHRATAPFSVAGKRYPAGSFVVKTAQPFRPHVLDMFEPQDHPNDFPYPGAPPTPPYDLAGWTLAYQMGVRFDRVLDAFDGPFVKVDGFDTRPPAGVVDERSAAATQAYVVSPKVNDAFRVANRLLAAGVPVSRAAAPFEAVGRTFPAGSFVIDARAGRERVAALARELGVSFTGVPSQPEGAVPLRPVRVGLWDRYGGSIPSGWTRFVLEQFEFPFQVVYAPELDAGNLAEKYDVLIFPSDAIPERDRTGRGGMPDPASVPAEFRARIGNVSVARTVPALRAFLEQGGTVITVGGSTVLGRHLGLPVADALVERGPDASERHLPAEKFYIPGSVLRVRVDTTAAAAWGMDGATDVMFDESPAFRLLSDGGNGGVRRLAWYDGPEPLRSGWAWGQKYLDGATAAAEADVGRGRLLMFGPEITFRAQPHGTFKFLFNGIYEAMAKPRAQ from the coding sequence ATGCCGAGCACCTCCCGCCCCGCCGTACGCCTGCTCGCGGCCGCGGCGCTCGCCCTGGCACCCGCGACGGCGGCGGCGCAGGCGCACCTGACGTCGCCACGCGAGCAGTTCGGCCACGAGATCGGGGCCGACTACCAGCTGCCCGACTACCGGCAGATGGCGGCGTGGTGGCGGAAGCTGGACGCGGAGAGCGACCGCATGCAGCTGGTGGACATCGGGCCCACGGCGGAGGGGCGGCGGCAGCTGATGGCGATCGTCAGCTCGCCGGCCAACCTGCGCAACCTGGCGCGCTACCGCGGCATCGCCGCACGGCTCGCGCACGCGGAAGGGCTCACGGAGGCGCAGGCGCACGCACTGGCGCGCGGGGGCAAGGCGGTGGTGTGGATCGACGGGGGACTGCACGCGAACGAGGTGCTGGGCGCGCAGCAGCTGATGGAGACGGCGTGGCAGCTGGTGAGCCGCGAGGACGCGGAGACGCGCCGCATCCGCGACGACGTGGTGGTCCTGCTGGTGCACGCGAACCCCGACGGGATGGACCTGGTGTCCGACTGGTACATGCGCGAGCCGGACCCGCTCAAGCGCTCGACGGGCGACCTGCCGCGGCTGTACCAGAAGTACATCGGCCACGACGACAACCGGGACTTCTACGCCTCCACGCAGCCGGAGACGAAGAACATGAACCGGGTGCTCTTCCACCAGTGGTTCCCGCAGATCGTCTACAATCACCACCAGACCGGCCCGGCGGGCACGGTGATGTTCGCGCCGCCCTTCCGCGATCCGTTCAACTACTTCTTCGACCCGCTCATCGTGACCAAGCTGGACCTCGTGGGCGCGGCGATGCACAGCCGGTTCGTGGCGGAGAACAAGCCCGGGGTGACGATGCGGAGCGGCGCGCCGTACTCGACGTGGTGGAACGGCGGGCTGCGCACCATCACCTACTTCCACAACATGGTGGGGCTGCTGACGGAGACCATCGGCAACCCCACGCCCATGCAGATCCCCTTCGTGGTGCGCCAGCAGCTTCCCCGGGCGGACCTTCCGCTGCCCATCGCGCCGCAGCGGTGGCACTTCCGCCAGTCCATCGACTACGAGGTGACGGCGAACTACGCGGTGCTCGACCTAGCCTCGCGCTACCGCGAGACGTTCCTGTACGATATCTACCGGATGGGCCGCGAGAGCATGGACCGCGGCAGCCGCGACTCGTGGACCATCCATCCCAAGGTGGTGGAGATGGCGCGCGGCGCGGTGGATGCGGACCGTGCGGCGAGGACCGCGGCGGGCGGGCAGGCGCAGGGCGGCGATCCGGAGATGCGGGGCGCACCGGACTCCGCCGCGTCGGCGCGGTACTGGGCGGTGATGCACAGCCCCGCGCTGCGCGACCCGCGTGGTTACGTGATCCCCGCGGACCAGCCGGACTTCCCCACGGCGACCAAGTTCGTGAACGCGCTGCTGGAGACGGGCATCACCGTGCACCGCGCGACGGCGCCGTTCTCGGTGGCGGGCAAGCGCTACCCGGCGGGCTCGTTCGTGGTGAAGACGGCGCAGCCGTTCCGCCCGCACGTGCTGGACATGTTCGAGCCGCAGGACCACCCGAACGACTTCCCCTACCCCGGCGCGCCGCCCACGCCGCCGTACGACCTGGCGGGCTGGACGTTGGCGTACCAGATGGGCGTGCGCTTCGATCGTGTGCTGGACGCGTTCGACGGCCCGTTCGTGAAGGTGGATGGCTTCGACACGCGTCCGCCGGCGGGCGTGGTGGACGAGCGGTCCGCCGCGGCGACGCAGGCGTACGTGGTGTCGCCGAAGGTGAACGACGCGTTCCGCGTGGCGAACCGGCTGCTCGCCGCGGGCGTCCCGGTGTCGCGGGCGGCGGCGCCGTTCGAGGCGGTCGGGCGCACTTTCCCCGCGGGCAGCTTCGTGATCGACGCCCGCGCGGGGCGGGAGCGGGTGGCGGCGCTGGCGCGCGAGCTGGGCGTGAGCTTCACCGGCGTACCCAGCCAGCCGGAGGGTGCGGTGCCGCTGCGGCCGGTGCGCGTGGGCCTGTGGGACCGGTACGGCGGCTCCATCCCCTCGGGCTGGACGCGCTTCGTGCTGGAGCAGTTCGAGTTCCCGTTCCAGGTGGTGTACGCGCCGGAGCTGGACGCGGGGAACCTGGCGGAGAAGTACGACGTGCTGATCTTCCCCAGCGACGCCATTCCCGAGCGCGACCGCACGGGCCGCGGCGGGATGCCGGACCCGGCGAGCGTGCCGGCGGAGTTCCGCGCGCGCATCGGCAACGTGAGCGTGGCGCGGACGGTGCCGGCGCTGCGGGCGTTCCTGGAGCAGGGCGGGACCGTGATCACCGTGGGCGGGTCCACCGTGCTGGGGCGGCACCTGGGGCTGCCGGTCGCCGACGCGCTGGTGGAGCGCGGCCCGGACGCCTCGGAGCGCCACCTGCCTGCCGAAAAGTTCTACATCCCCGGCTCGGTGCTGCGGGTGCGGGTGGACACGACGGCGGCCGCGGCGTGGGGGATGGACGGGGCGACCGACGTGATGTTCGACGAGTCGCCGGCCTTCCGGCTGCTCTCGGACGGCGGGAACGGCGGGGTGCGGCGGCTGGCTTGGTACGACGGGCCGGAGCCGCTGCGCAGCGGGTGGGCGTGGGGGCAGAAGTACCTGGACGGCGCGACCGCGGCCGCCGAGGCGGACGTGGGCCGCGGCCGCCTGCTGATGTTCGGACCGGAGATCACCTTCCGCGCGCAGCCGCACGGCACGTTCAAGTTCCTGTTCAACGGGATCTACGAGGCGATGGCGAAGCCGCGGGCCCAGTAG